A single genomic interval of Roseomonas aeriglobus harbors:
- a CDS encoding MATE family efflux transporter has product MDAVPSNKALDASAPASAREELFALLRLAGPLVAANLLQMSIYASDVIFVARLGTEALAAATLGVYLYSVVMFALQGLVGAAAPVIAAELGRKRHAVREVRRSFRMAMWLAALASVPFMLALSHGREILTLIGQDAGAAAAADGFLDILLWAMIPAIMASVLRVTIAALGRPGWAIGVAALALGVNLLGNWLLVFGNWGFPALGLTGSAIASVVTSTAMCLVYAAIALTDRRIRRYRLFGNWWRTEWSRFRELVRIGVPIAATLTFEGGLFSAAAFLVGLIGVTEVAAHAIALQIAAVAFQVPFGIAQAATIRVGMGYGARDRVWIGRAGWVALGLGTGFMALTAVAIWLAPRLFVSAYIDVDAVENARVVALAVQYLAVAAAFQLVDGAQAVAAGALRGLQDTRVPMVLAAIGYWVAGFGSAVLLGFPLGWQGLGVWIGLAIGLLAVSILLVWRWHARDRLGLVPATV; this is encoded by the coding sequence ATGGACGCCGTGCCCTCCAACAAAGCGCTCGACGCGTCCGCTCCGGCTTCCGCGCGGGAGGAGTTGTTCGCGCTCCTTCGCCTCGCCGGCCCGCTGGTCGCGGCCAACCTGTTGCAGATGTCGATCTATGCCAGCGACGTGATTTTCGTCGCGCGGTTGGGGACGGAGGCGCTCGCCGCGGCGACGCTGGGGGTCTACCTCTATTCGGTCGTGATGTTCGCGCTCCAGGGGCTTGTGGGGGCGGCCGCGCCGGTGATCGCCGCGGAGCTTGGTCGCAAGCGCCACGCCGTGCGCGAGGTGCGGCGGTCGTTCCGGATGGCGATGTGGCTGGCGGCACTGGCCAGCGTGCCGTTCATGCTGGCGCTCAGCCACGGGCGCGAAATCCTGACGCTTATCGGACAGGATGCAGGGGCGGCGGCGGCGGCGGACGGGTTCCTCGACATCCTGCTTTGGGCGATGATCCCCGCGATCATGGCGAGCGTTCTGCGCGTGACCATCGCCGCCCTCGGCCGGCCGGGTTGGGCGATCGGGGTTGCGGCGCTGGCACTGGGCGTCAATCTGCTCGGAAACTGGCTGCTCGTCTTCGGCAATTGGGGCTTTCCCGCGCTCGGGCTGACCGGCTCTGCCATCGCCAGCGTCGTCACGTCCACGGCCATGTGTCTGGTCTATGCCGCGATCGCGCTGACCGACAGGCGCATTCGGCGCTACAGGCTGTTTGGCAACTGGTGGCGGACCGAATGGTCGCGGTTTCGCGAGCTGGTGCGAATCGGCGTGCCGATCGCGGCGACGCTGACCTTCGAAGGCGGGCTGTTCTCCGCCGCCGCTTTCCTGGTCGGGCTGATCGGCGTGACCGAAGTGGCCGCCCACGCGATCGCGCTCCAGATCGCGGCGGTCGCCTTCCAGGTGCCGTTCGGCATCGCCCAGGCGGCGACGATCCGGGTCGGCATGGGCTATGGCGCGCGCGACCGCGTTTGGATCGGCCGCGCGGGTTGGGTGGCGCTCGGACTGGGTACCGGGTTCATGGCGCTGACCGCGGTTGCCATCTGGCTCGCGCCGCGGCTGTTCGTTTCGGCCTACATCGACGTCGACGCGGTAGAGAATGCGCGTGTCGTCGCGCTGGCCGTCCAGTATCTCGCGGTCGCCGCTGCCTTCCAGCTCGTCGACGGGGCGCAGGCGGTGGCGGCGGGCGCTCTGCGGGGCCTGCAGGATACGCGCGTGCCCATGGTGCTGGCGGCGATCGGCTATTGGGTCGCGGGCTTCGGGTCGGCGGTCCTGCTCGGCTTTCCGCTCGGGTGGCAAGGGCTCGGCGTCTGGATCGGTCTGGCGATCGGCTTGCTGGCGGTGTCGATACTGCTGGTGTGGCGCTGGCACGCGCGTGACCGGCTTGGTCTGGTTCCGGCCACGGTCTGA
- a CDS encoding PadR family transcriptional regulator — MIRNRQPSTQMKQVLAALAEQSAEWRHGYDLMKQTGLSSGTLYPLLMRMTDKGLVEADWHAPAVPGRPSRHVYRLTGAGAALARDVAHQDMAVRAKGALA; from the coding sequence ATGATCCGCAATCGTCAGCCCTCGACCCAGATGAAGCAGGTCCTTGCCGCCCTGGCCGAACAGAGCGCGGAATGGCGTCATGGCTATGATCTGATGAAGCAGACCGGACTGTCGTCGGGAACGCTCTATCCGCTCCTGATGCGGATGACTGACAAGGGGCTGGTCGAGGCCGACTGGCATGCGCCCGCAGTGCCCGGTCGGCCATCGCGTCACGTCTATCGATTGACTGGAGCGGGCGCCGCACTCGCTCGCGACGTGGCCCATCAGGATATGGCGGTGCGGGCAAAGGGAGCGTTGGCATGA
- the sppA gene encoding signal peptide peptidase SppA yields the protein MKLLRGAWKLLVGIKDFMVLALLLMFFGILFAALNARPGAKTIAPGALVVDLDGRVVEQPAEVDPFAGIGGGEVMREARARDVIRALDTARDDARVKAVVLDLDRFAGGYPATVADVANAVRRVRDSGKPVLAYATGYIDSSYLIAANASEVWMNPLGGTLFMGPGGSQLYYKGLIDKLGVNVHVYRVGQFKSAVEPFTETQQSAPARAASEALYGALFEQWRQNVAKARPKAKIADLIARPAELVRAAGGDMAKMNVDLGLVDKLGDRNAFEARVAQIAGAGTGKRAGSYAAIAMKDWVAANPLPTGGGKVGVITVAGDIVEGKAKSGTAGGETISKLIRDALAKNDLKALVVRVDSPGGSVPASEQIRQAVLAAKAKGLPVVISMAGIAASGGYWVSTAGDMIYAEPNTVTGSIGIFAVLPSFERALAKIGVTADGVRTTPLSGQPDVYRGFTPELDAVLQSTIDAGYMRFINLVATSRKMTPARVGEIAQGRVWDGGTARQLGLVDRFGGIDDAIAEAARRAKIDPARVQRVDLERPAGWQAKLAEALARDGDEATETVQARDPFSQIAAERRAVFAQAIADARRLVRGPAMQVRCLECASLAPPAPSAADQGLAETLLAKVFAW from the coding sequence GTGAAATTGCTGCGTGGCGCGTGGAAGCTGCTGGTCGGGATCAAGGACTTCATGGTCCTGGCGCTGCTGCTGATGTTCTTCGGCATCCTGTTCGCCGCGCTCAATGCGCGGCCTGGGGCGAAGACGATCGCCCCCGGCGCGCTGGTCGTCGATCTCGACGGTCGCGTCGTCGAGCAGCCGGCGGAGGTCGATCCGTTCGCCGGGATCGGCGGAGGCGAGGTGATGCGCGAGGCGCGGGCGCGGGACGTGATCCGGGCGCTCGATACGGCTCGCGACGACGCGCGGGTGAAGGCGGTGGTGCTCGATCTCGACCGGTTCGCGGGTGGCTATCCCGCGACCGTCGCCGATGTCGCGAACGCGGTACGGCGGGTGCGCGACAGCGGCAAGCCGGTGCTCGCCTATGCCACCGGATACATCGATTCGAGCTATCTGATCGCCGCGAACGCGTCCGAAGTCTGGATGAATCCGCTGGGCGGGACGCTGTTCATGGGGCCGGGCGGGTCGCAACTCTACTACAAGGGGCTGATCGACAAGCTGGGCGTCAACGTCCACGTCTATCGCGTCGGGCAGTTCAAGTCGGCGGTCGAGCCCTTCACCGAGACGCAGCAGTCCGCGCCGGCGCGCGCGGCGAGCGAGGCGCTGTACGGCGCGCTGTTCGAACAGTGGCGCCAGAATGTCGCGAAAGCGCGGCCCAAGGCGAAGATCGCCGACCTGATCGCACGGCCGGCCGAGCTGGTGCGCGCCGCGGGCGGCGACATGGCGAAGATGAACGTCGACCTGGGGCTGGTCGACAAGCTGGGCGACCGCAACGCGTTCGAGGCGCGCGTCGCGCAGATCGCAGGCGCGGGAACCGGCAAGCGCGCGGGCAGCTATGCCGCGATCGCGATGAAGGACTGGGTCGCCGCCAACCCGCTGCCGACGGGCGGCGGCAAGGTGGGCGTCATCACGGTCGCCGGCGACATCGTCGAGGGCAAGGCCAAGTCGGGCACTGCGGGCGGCGAGACGATATCCAAGCTGATCCGCGACGCGCTGGCGAAGAACGACCTGAAGGCGCTGGTTGTGCGAGTCGATTCCCCCGGCGGATCGGTGCCGGCATCCGAACAGATCCGCCAAGCGGTGCTGGCGGCCAAGGCCAAGGGCCTGCCGGTCGTCATCTCGATGGCGGGGATCGCAGCGTCGGGCGGCTATTGGGTTTCGACCGCGGGCGACATGATCTATGCCGAGCCCAATACGGTGACCGGATCGATCGGCATCTTCGCGGTGCTGCCCAGCTTTGAGCGCGCACTCGCAAAGATCGGCGTGACCGCGGACGGTGTGCGCACCACGCCGCTCAGCGGACAGCCCGACGTCTACCGGGGCTTCACGCCGGAGCTGGACGCCGTCCTGCAGTCGACGATCGACGCGGGCTATATGCGCTTCATCAATCTGGTCGCGACCTCGCGGAAGATGACGCCGGCGCGGGTCGGCGAGATTGCGCAGGGCCGCGTGTGGGACGGCGGTACGGCGCGCCAGCTGGGGCTGGTCGACCGGTTCGGCGGGATCGACGACGCGATCGCCGAGGCCGCCCGCCGCGCGAAGATCGACCCGGCACGCGTTCAGCGGGTCGATCTGGAGCGCCCGGCCGGCTGGCAGGCGAAGCTTGCCGAGGCGCTGGCGCGCGATGGCGACGAAGCGACCGAAACGGTGCAGGCGCGCGATCCCTTCTCGCAGATCGCGGCCGAACGCCGCGCGGTCTTCGCCCAGGCCATTGCCGACGCCCGCCGCCTGGTGCGCGGCCCCGCGATGCAGGTCCGGTGTCTCGAATGCGCGAGCCTCGCGCCGCCTGCGCCGTCGGCTGCCGATCAGGGACTCGCCGAAACGCTCCTTGCAAAGGTCTTCGCATGGTAA
- a CDS encoding N-acetyltransferase, producing MVTIRAARPDDATAIAAIYAPYVLGGTVSFETEAPDARAIRARMAAFDGLYPWIVATAGEDDAGILAYAYATRFRDRPAYKWTVETSVYVAGAVQGRGVGQLLYEALIDTLRAQGFVQAIGVISLPNDQSIKTHEAVGFRRAGVYREIGYKQGRWIDVGFWQCELRDATVPPVDPRPFGDTGVVRG from the coding sequence ATGGTAACCATCCGCGCCGCCCGTCCCGACGATGCCACGGCGATCGCGGCGATCTATGCCCCCTATGTGCTGGGCGGCACGGTATCGTTCGAGACCGAGGCCCCCGATGCACGCGCGATCCGCGCGCGCATGGCGGCGTTCGATGGCCTCTATCCCTGGATCGTCGCGACCGCGGGCGAGGACGATGCCGGGATTCTGGCCTATGCCTATGCCACGCGGTTCCGCGATCGGCCGGCCTATAAGTGGACGGTGGAAACATCGGTCTATGTCGCCGGCGCGGTGCAGGGCCGGGGCGTCGGACAACTGTTGTACGAGGCGCTGATAGACACGCTGCGCGCACAGGGTTTCGTCCAGGCGATCGGCGTCATCTCGCTGCCCAACGACCAGTCGATCAAGACGCACGAAGCGGTCGGCTTCCGCCGCGCGGGGGTATATCGCGAAATCGGCTACAAGCAGGGACGGTGGATCGACGTCGGCTTCTGGCAATGCGAATTGCGCGATGCGACCGTGCCCCCGGTCGATCCCAGGCCGTTCGGCGACACGGGGGTGGTGCGGGGTTGA
- a CDS encoding DUF2490 domain-containing protein: MQAWTGVVAQGAVKGDLYVWLEGQARFTDDIGQLGQFILRPAAGIRFAPDASAIAGYAYVQSRSSAGVITREHRPWQQVQFALVRNGAGRPVVTSRTRLEQRMVEGRTKTGWRLRQFLRAGVPVTRGGVQAVAFTEGFFNLNTTDFGARSGVDQWRTFVGLGLPVGKTARLEPGYLNQRVFRAGEDRTNHVLNATLFVTL, translated from the coding sequence GTGCAGGCATGGACCGGAGTCGTCGCCCAGGGCGCGGTGAAAGGCGACCTTTACGTCTGGCTCGAGGGGCAGGCGCGCTTCACCGACGATATCGGACAGCTCGGCCAATTCATCCTGCGCCCCGCCGCCGGTATCCGCTTCGCCCCCGATGCGAGCGCGATCGCGGGCTACGCCTATGTCCAGTCGCGGTCGTCGGCGGGGGTGATCACGCGCGAACATCGCCCGTGGCAGCAGGTGCAGTTTGCGCTGGTCCGCAACGGCGCCGGCAGGCCGGTCGTCACCAGCCGCACGCGCCTGGAGCAGCGCATGGTCGAGGGTCGGACGAAGACCGGCTGGCGGCTGCGCCAGTTCCTGCGCGCGGGCGTGCCTGTCACGCGAGGCGGCGTCCAGGCGGTCGCGTTCACGGAAGGCTTCTTCAATCTGAACACCACCGATTTCGGCGCACGGTCGGGGGTCGATCAGTGGCGGACCTTCGTGGGGCTCGGCCTGCCGGTGGGAAAGACGGCGCGGCTGGAGCCTGGATATCTCAACCAGCGTGTCTTTCGCGCGGGCGAGGATCGGACCAACCACGTGCTGAATGCGACGCTTTTCGTGACGCTGTGA
- a CDS encoding TRIC cation channel family protein, with translation MTPIAAPLGHVLPYLDLLGIAVFATTGALAATKASQTFVTAGFFALVTGVGGGSVRDLLIGAPVFWTHDPWVAAVCLAAAAIIWLTPEGWWRGPALDWFDALGLAVYAVFGAAKSIAFGIPPVPAALMGVVTACVGGVIRDVLAGEPSIIMRPELYVTAAALAAALYVALHALGAPMWLAAIVAATAGFGLRAAAIAWKLRLPAYRGRR, from the coding sequence ATGACGCCGATCGCTGCACCCTTGGGGCATGTTCTGCCCTATCTCGACCTGCTGGGTATCGCGGTATTCGCGACGACCGGGGCGCTCGCCGCGACGAAGGCGAGCCAGACTTTCGTGACCGCCGGCTTCTTCGCGCTGGTGACAGGGGTGGGCGGCGGCTCGGTGCGCGATCTGCTGATCGGGGCGCCGGTCTTCTGGACGCATGATCCATGGGTGGCGGCGGTATGCCTGGCCGCGGCGGCGATCATCTGGCTGACGCCGGAGGGCTGGTGGCGCGGGCCGGCGCTCGACTGGTTCGATGCGCTGGGCCTGGCTGTCTATGCGGTGTTCGGCGCGGCCAAGTCGATCGCGTTCGGGATTCCGCCGGTGCCCGCGGCGCTGATGGGCGTGGTGACGGCCTGCGTCGGCGGCGTCATCCGCGACGTGCTGGCGGGGGAGCCGTCGATCATCATGCGGCCCGAACTCTATGTGACTGCAGCGGCGTTGGCGGCGGCGCTCTATGTCGCGCTCCATGCCTTGGGCGCGCCGATGTGGCTGGCGGCGATCGTCGCAGCGACGGCGGGGTTCGGCCTGCGGGCCGCGGCGATCGCGTGGAAGCTCCGCTTGCCGGCCTATCGCGGGCGACGCTGA
- a CDS encoding DUF1275 domain-containing protein, which translates to MTRYPAPLAAAAVALAALAGFVDAVAWIELLGFFASFMSGNSTRVAIGIATGDWTAVRIGGALVLMFLSGVIAASVVGHRFAGRHKAPVMLVVTVALTTAACAAWWGYATAPLLLLAFAMGAENGVFNRDGEVTIGLTYMTGTLVRFGQRLTATLMRVPGDHAWVPFLALWLGFVCGGVMGALASRTSLASAITIAAVAAGLLTLALAAATDRSARVRRVPPSRP; encoded by the coding sequence ATGACGCGCTACCCTGCCCCGCTTGCCGCGGCTGCCGTCGCGCTGGCCGCGTTGGCCGGCTTCGTCGATGCGGTCGCTTGGATCGAACTGCTTGGTTTCTTCGCTTCGTTCATGAGCGGCAATTCGACGCGTGTCGCGATCGGCATCGCGACAGGAGACTGGACGGCGGTGCGGATCGGCGGCGCGCTGGTGCTGATGTTCCTGTCGGGCGTGATCGCCGCCAGCGTCGTCGGCCATCGCTTTGCCGGGCGGCACAAGGCACCGGTGATGCTGGTCGTCACCGTTGCCCTGACCACGGCGGCCTGCGCGGCCTGGTGGGGCTATGCGACCGCGCCGCTCCTGCTGCTCGCCTTTGCGATGGGCGCGGAAAACGGTGTGTTCAACCGCGACGGCGAAGTCACCATCGGGCTGACCTACATGACCGGGACGCTGGTGCGGTTCGGCCAGCGGCTGACGGCAACGCTGATGCGCGTCCCCGGCGACCACGCCTGGGTGCCATTTCTCGCGCTGTGGCTGGGTTTCGTCTGCGGCGGCGTGATGGGGGCGCTGGCCAGCCGCACGTCGCTTGCAAGTGCGATCACGATCGCGGCGGTGGCAGCGGGTCTGCTAACTCTGGCGCTGGCGGCGGCCACCGATCGGTCGGCCCGGGTACGACGGGTGCCGCCTTCGCGTCCGTGA
- a CDS encoding PAS domain S-box protein, with amino-acid sequence MSTDPVTVLILADTPVPPFLAGGGDCGRLIAERDWSATPLGPIETWPQSLRTATAILLRSPVPIVLLWGPDGVMIYNDAYSVFAGGRHPHLLGSKVRDGWPEVADFNDHVMRVGLAGGTLHYHDQELTLHRHGRPERVWMDLDYSPVLDEGGLPGGVICILGDTTERVAAEKRNAFLLSLADDLRALRTQDEIIQLASERVASWLDANRVLFAEITDSGWMTVERDHLRGVQSLVGRHSLQSFGPGLLQAYRSGQPLVACNIPGDDNLTPDTRAGLAERRVAAFVDIMLFDDSDRVHVFAVQSATPREWTQAEITLVQEVGERLKVAVERARAEEGLRKLNETLEEQVAVRSAERDRLWTLSQDMLARADYQGMISAVSPAWTRVLGWSENELLSRGYASFIHADDAPHTLEAIGRMEQTRQPTRFGNRIATRDGAWKHIEWTVAPETDGVNFVAVGRDLTETKLREADLAAAQDALRQSQKLEAMGSLTGGVAHDFNNLLTPIIGSLDMLVRKGLGTPRERRLIEGALQSAERAKTLVQRLLAFARRQPLQPTAVDVGRVVDNMVGLIGATIGPTIAVRIDVGDLPPAKADLNQLEMALLNLAVNARDAMPDGGELTIAARRDNLADGNDAGLTPGAYVRLSVTDTGFGMDADTRARAIEPFFSTKGVGKGTGLGLSMVHGLAAQLGGGLTIESAPGEGTVIALWLPVAATIAAGETRASGCLAKPRGIGVALLVDDEDLVRMSTANMLADMDYDVVEAVSAEEALAFIRDGLTPDLLVTDHLMTGMSGAQLARTLKHSRPDLPVLIVSGYAEEDGIDDDLPRLAKPFRNAELAASLTVLRGGVPVAK; translated from the coding sequence ATGTCGACCGATCCCGTGACCGTTCTCATTCTAGCCGACACGCCCGTGCCGCCGTTCCTGGCCGGCGGCGGCGACTGCGGCCGGCTGATCGCCGAACGTGACTGGAGTGCGACCCCGCTCGGACCGATCGAAACCTGGCCGCAGAGCCTGCGGACAGCGACCGCGATCCTGCTGCGCTCGCCCGTTCCCATCGTCCTGCTGTGGGGGCCGGACGGCGTCATGATCTACAACGACGCCTATTCGGTGTTCGCCGGCGGCCGTCATCCGCACTTGCTGGGATCGAAAGTGCGCGACGGTTGGCCCGAGGTCGCCGATTTCAACGATCATGTGATGCGCGTCGGTCTGGCCGGAGGAACGCTGCACTATCACGATCAGGAACTCACGCTGCACCGCCACGGTCGCCCCGAGCGCGTATGGATGGACCTGGATTATTCGCCGGTACTCGACGAAGGCGGGCTGCCCGGCGGCGTGATCTGCATTCTGGGGGACACGACCGAGCGAGTCGCGGCGGAGAAGCGCAATGCCTTCCTGCTGTCGCTGGCAGACGATCTGCGCGCGCTGCGGACGCAGGACGAGATCATTCAGCTGGCGTCGGAACGCGTGGCTTCATGGCTGGATGCGAACCGCGTGTTATTCGCCGAAATCACCGACAGCGGCTGGATGACGGTGGAGCGCGATCATCTTCGCGGCGTTCAGTCGCTGGTCGGGCGCCATTCGCTGCAGTCCTTCGGGCCGGGGCTGCTCCAGGCCTATCGCTCGGGCCAACCGCTGGTCGCGTGCAATATCCCCGGCGACGACAATCTGACGCCGGACACTCGCGCAGGTCTGGCCGAGCGGCGGGTCGCCGCGTTCGTCGACATCATGCTGTTCGACGACAGCGACCGGGTGCACGTTTTCGCCGTCCAGTCGGCGACGCCGCGCGAATGGACTCAGGCCGAAATCACCTTGGTTCAGGAAGTAGGTGAGCGGCTGAAGGTCGCGGTCGAGCGAGCTCGCGCCGAGGAGGGGCTGCGCAAGCTGAACGAGACGCTGGAGGAACAGGTCGCCGTTCGTTCGGCGGAGCGCGACCGGCTATGGACCCTCTCGCAGGACATGCTGGCACGCGCCGACTATCAGGGCATGATCTCTGCGGTCAGCCCGGCGTGGACACGGGTGCTCGGCTGGTCGGAAAACGAATTGCTGAGCCGCGGCTATGCCAGCTTCATCCATGCCGACGACGCCCCGCACACGCTGGAGGCGATCGGCCGGATGGAGCAGACGCGTCAGCCGACCCGCTTCGGCAACCGCATCGCGACGCGGGACGGCGCCTGGAAGCACATCGAATGGACGGTCGCGCCCGAGACGGACGGCGTGAACTTCGTCGCGGTGGGGCGCGATCTGACCGAAACCAAGCTGCGCGAAGCCGACCTTGCCGCGGCGCAGGATGCGTTGCGCCAGAGCCAGAAGTTGGAAGCGATGGGCAGCCTGACCGGCGGCGTCGCGCACGACTTCAACAATCTGCTGACCCCCATCATCGGTTCGCTGGACATGCTGGTCCGCAAAGGGCTGGGCACCCCGCGCGAACGGCGGCTGATCGAAGGAGCGCTGCAATCGGCGGAGCGCGCGAAGACGCTGGTTCAGCGCCTGCTCGCGTTCGCCCGTCGTCAGCCGCTTCAGCCGACCGCGGTCGACGTCGGGCGAGTCGTCGATAACATGGTGGGGCTGATCGGCGCGACGATCGGGCCGACCATTGCCGTCCGGATCGACGTCGGCGACCTGCCGCCGGCGAAGGCCGATCTCAACCAGCTCGAAATGGCGTTGCTCAATCTCGCGGTCAACGCGCGGGATGCGATGCCCGACGGCGGCGAACTGACGATCGCGGCGCGACGCGATAATCTGGCCGATGGAAACGACGCGGGGCTGACCCCTGGCGCCTATGTCCGGCTGAGCGTGACCGACACGGGCTTTGGAATGGACGCCGACACCCGGGCGCGCGCGATCGAGCCCTTCTTCTCGACCAAGGGGGTCGGCAAGGGCACCGGCCTGGGCCTGTCGATGGTGCATGGCCTTGCCGCCCAGCTCGGCGGCGGGCTGACGATCGAAAGCGCGCCGGGGGAGGGCACGGTAATCGCCCTGTGGTTGCCGGTCGCCGCAACGATCGCGGCCGGAGAAACGCGCGCGTCGGGGTGCCTGGCCAAACCCAGGGGCATCGGCGTCGCCCTTCTCGTCGATGACGAGGACCTGGTGCGGATGAGCACCGCCAACATGCTCGCCGACATGGACTATGACGTCGTCGAGGCGGTCTCTGCGGAAGAGGCGCTGGCCTTCATCCGCGATGGGCTGACACCCGACCTGCTGGTAACCGATCATCTGATGACCGGGATGAGCGGCGCCCAGCTCGCGCGGACGTTGAAGCATAGCCGCCCCGACCTGCCGGTGCTGATCGTGTCGGGCTATGCCGAGGAAGACGGCATCGACGATGACCTCCCGCGACTGGCCAAGCCGTTCCGCAACGCCGAATTGGCGGCCAGCCTGACGGTCCTGCGCGGCGGCGTTCCGGTCGCCAAATAG
- the yajC gene encoding preprotein translocase subunit YajC: protein MFIPAAHAQAAGGAAADSGLASIVSIAPLVLIFVVFYFLMIRPQQKRMKTLQASIQAVKKGDTIVTAGGMVGKVTKVEDTLVEVEVAANVRVKIVKATIAEVTPLGGKPAND from the coding sequence ATGTTCATTCCCGCAGCCCATGCCCAAGCCGCCGGCGGCGCCGCCGCCGATAGCGGCCTCGCCTCGATCGTATCGATCGCGCCGCTCGTCCTCATCTTCGTCGTCTTCTATTTCCTGATGATTCGCCCGCAGCAGAAGCGAATGAAGACGCTGCAGGCGTCGATCCAGGCGGTGAAGAAGGGCGACACGATCGTGACCGCCGGCGGCATGGTCGGCAAGGTGACCAAGGTCGAGGACACGCTGGTCGAGGTCGAAGTGGCGGCCAACGTCCGCGTGAAGATCGTCAAGGCGACCATCGCCGAAGTGACGCCGCTGGGCGGCAAGCCGGCAAACGACTGA
- the secD gene encoding protein translocase subunit SecD: MLDFPKWKVWLVWATIAFCTLLAVPSLVPESARAKWPGWIPQPVINLGLDLAGGSYILLEADTKDVANARIEGMREQIQTEMRRATPRIAIGDISTRDGQLSFVVRDSSQVDAARERLLPMTTGAGMTGQRDWDISVVDTNRFVMKPTTAGITQAIDTAMNDAREIVGKRINALGTREPNIVREGSNRIVVEVPGLKDPEQLKALIGKTAKLEFKLVDLAANPQDVQRGQAPIGSQVLPYANGGGAIAVKRSTVISGDQIADAKQTYDQNGQPDVTLTFNGEGGRRFARVTQENVGKPFAIIVDNQVISAPNINQAILGGVATISGGGFTVETANELAIALRSGKLPVDLKVVQESSISAELGQDSIDKGILAGVVGSVALIIFMIATYLRFGIYTTAALLVNAIMILGLMALFNATLTLPGIAGFVLTIGAAVDANVLINERIREEQRIRSRAALPAVEVGYKEASRAIFDANLTNVISAVIMFVFGSGPVRGFAVVLAIGIVTSVFTGVTFTRLLVAGWLKRNRPKSINI, translated from the coding sequence ATGCTCGACTTTCCGAAGTGGAAGGTCTGGCTCGTCTGGGCCACGATCGCCTTCTGCACGCTGCTCGCGGTGCCGAGCCTGGTTCCCGAAAGCGCGCGCGCGAAATGGCCGGGCTGGATCCCGCAGCCGGTCATCAACCTGGGGCTCGACCTTGCCGGCGGCAGCTACATCCTGCTGGAAGCGGATACCAAGGACGTCGCCAACGCCCGGATCGAGGGGATGCGCGAGCAGATCCAGACGGAGATGCGCCGTGCAACCCCGCGGATCGCGATCGGTGACATCTCGACCCGCGACGGCCAGCTGTCGTTCGTGGTGCGCGACAGCTCGCAGGTCGATGCCGCGCGCGAACGCCTGCTGCCGATGACCACCGGCGCCGGCATGACCGGCCAGCGCGACTGGGACATTTCGGTCGTCGACACCAACCGCTTCGTCATGAAGCCGACCACCGCCGGCATCACCCAGGCGATCGACACCGCGATGAACGATGCGCGCGAGATCGTCGGCAAGCGCATCAACGCGCTGGGCACGCGCGAACCGAATATCGTCCGCGAAGGCTCCAACCGCATCGTCGTCGAAGTGCCCGGCCTGAAGGATCCCGAGCAGCTGAAGGCGCTGATCGGCAAGACCGCGAAGCTGGAATTCAAGCTGGTCGATCTCGCAGCGAATCCACAGGACGTCCAGCGCGGCCAGGCGCCGATCGGCAGCCAGGTCCTCCCCTATGCCAACGGCGGCGGGGCGATCGCGGTCAAGCGCTCGACGGTCATCTCGGGTGACCAGATCGCCGACGCCAAGCAGACCTACGACCAAAATGGCCAGCCCGACGTGACGCTGACGTTCAACGGCGAAGGCGGTCGCCGCTTCGCGCGCGTGACGCAGGAAAACGTCGGCAAGCCGTTCGCGATCATCGTCGACAATCAGGTGATTTCGGCGCCGAACATCAACCAGGCGATCCTGGGCGGCGTCGCGACCATCTCGGGCGGCGGTTTCACCGTCGAAACGGCGAACGAACTCGCCATCGCGCTGCGTTCGGGCAAGCTGCCGGTCGATCTGAAGGTCGTGCAGGAAAGCTCGATCTCGGCCGAACTGGGCCAGGATTCGATCGACAAGGGCATTTTGGCCGGCGTCGTCGGATCGGTCGCCCTCATCATCTTCATGATCGCGACCTATCTGCGGTTCGGCATCTACACGACTGCCGCACTGCTGGTGAACGCAATCATGATCCTGGGGCTGATGGCGCTGTTCAACGCCACGCTGACGCTGCCTGGCATCGCCGGCTTCGTGCTGACGATCGGCGCGGCGGTCGACGCGAACGTGCTGATCAACGAACGCATCCGCGAGGAACAGCGCATCCGCAGCCGCGCCGCCCTGCCCGCGGTCGAGGTCGGCTACAAGGAAGCCAGCCGCGCGATCTTCGACGCGAACCTGACCAACGTCATTTCGGCGGTCATCATGTTCGTCTTCGGATCGGGCCCGGTCCGCGGATTCGCGGTCGTGCTCGCGATCGGCATCGTCACTTCGGTCTTCACCGGCGTTACCTTCACCCGCCTGCTCGTCGCCGGCTGGCTGAAGCGCAACCGGCCGAAGTCGATCAACATTTAA